The sequence CCTGGACATCCTGCGCGGTGAGACGCTCGGCCTGGTCGGTGAGTCCGGCTGCGGGAAGTCCACGCTGGGCAACGCGCTGCTGCGCCTGATCCCGCCCACCGGGGGCACGGTCACCTTCGACGGCACCGACGTCACCTCACTGGACCGCCGCGGCCTCAAGGAGATGCGCCGCCGGGCCGGGATGGTGTTCCAGGACCCGTTCGCCTCGCTCGACCCGCGCCGCACCGTGGCGCAGACGGTCAGCGAGCCGCTGGAGGTGCACGGCCTGCGGTCGGGCAGGCAGGAGCGCGCCGCCCGGGTCGGGGAGCTGCTGGAGCTGGTCGGCCTGGACCCGGTGGTGGCCGGCCGCTATCCCCACGAGTTCTCCGGCGGCCAGCGGCAGCGCGTCGGGATCGCGCGTGCGCTGGCGGGGGAGCCGGACTTCCTGGTCTGCGACGAGGCGATCGCCTCCCTCGACGTTAGCGTCCAGGCCCAGGTGCTCAACCTGCTGCGCCGCCTGCAGCGGCAGCTGGGGCTCACGCTGCTGTTCATCTCCCACGACCTGTCCGCCGTCCGGCACATCTCCGACCGGATCGCGGTCATGTACCTGGGCCGGGTCGTGGAGATCGGCCCGGCGGCGGCCGTGGGCAGCGATCCGCAGATGCCCTACACGCAGGCGCTGCTGTCGGCGGTCCCGGTGCCGCACCCGGCGAAGGAGCGGGCGCGGCAGCGGATCGTCCTGACCGGCGACGTCCCCTCGCCGTCGGCCGTTCCCAGCGGCTGCCGGTTCCGCACCCGCTGCCCGTACGTCTTCGAGCCCTGCGACGACGTCGACCCCGCGCTGCAGCCGGCCGGGGCGCCCGGTCAGCTGGCCGCGTGCCACCTGCACGGCGTCGTCGGCACCCCGGTGACGCGGACCCCCGAGGGCGTCACCGCCGACCCCTGACCGATCAACAGGCCGGGGTGGGGCTCAGACCTCCGCGCCGACCAGGCGGGGGCGGGCGGCGGCGAGCCCGACGGCGAGCTGCGCGAGCACGACGACCAGGAGCAGTACCAGCCCCGGGGCCCAGGTGTCGGTCGCCTCGTGCAGCAGGCCGACACCGAGCGGGCCGGTGGCGGCGAGCAGGTACCCCACGCTCTGCGCCGCCGCGGACAGCCGGCCGGTCTGGGCGACGTCGCGGGTGCGCTGCAGGATCAGCGTCATCGCCAGCGGGAACGCCGAGCCGGTGCCGAGCCCGAAGAGGAGCACCCACAGCAACGGCGCCGCCGCCGGGGCGACCAGGAGCCCGGTGATGGCCGCCAGCACCGGCAGCGTGCCCAGCAGCACCCACCCCTGCTGGCCGGGGCGGCGGGCGGCCAGTGGCGGGACGACGAGCGACGCGGGCAGCCCCAGCGCCGCCGCGAGCGCCAGCAGACCGCCGGCGGCCACGGGGGAGACGCCGGACTCCGCCTCCAGCACGTCCGCCAGCCAGGTGAGCATCGTGTAGAAGGAGAGCGACTGGAGCCCGAAGAAGAGCGTCACCGCGAGCGCCACGCGGTCGCGCAGCACGGCGGTCCGGGCACCCTGGGGAGCGGCGGCCGGCCGCGGCAGGTCCCGCCGTGCCCGGGTGAGGGCGGCCATGGCGACCAGCGCCGCCACCACCGGCACGCCCCAGAGCAGCAGACCGGCCAGGGCGCTGCCGGCGGCGCCGGCCAGCGGCTGGGCGAGGCCCGCGCCGATGCTGGCCGAGGCGGCCATGGAGGCGGTGATCACGCCGAGCACGAGCGCGCTGCGGTTGCCGTACTCCGCGCGGGCCGCCGCGGGCAGCAGCACGTTGGCCACGGCGATGCCACCGGTGAGGAGCGCGGTGCCGACGTACAGCCCGGGCGCCCCGGCCAGGCGCAGCAGGATGCCGACGGTCAGGGCGACGACGCCCAGCAGCACGGCCCGGTGCACGCCGAACCGCACGGCCAGCGCCGGGGCGAAGGGGGAGACCAGCCCGAAGCACACCAGCGGCAGGGCGGTGACGACGGCGAGCGCCCCCGTGGAGAGCGACAACTCGTTCCCGAGCTCGCCCAGCAGCGGGCCGACGGCGGTGAAGGGGGCACGCAGGCAGAGCGCCACGAGGACCAGGACGGCGGCGGGCAGCGCCAGCAGCCAGACCGGTCGGGTGCGCGGAACCTGGTGCGCCTCGGTGCCCGGTGCCATGACTCCATGCTGGCCCCCCGCCCGCCAGGCGCCCGCATCGGGTGCGGCGGCGGCCGGGCAGACGCTCCGCGCGACCGGCGGCCGCGCAGGCACTAGCCTCGACGCGCCAGGAGGGCTCGCCTAGTGGCCGATGGCGGCGGTCTTGAAAACCGCTAAGAGGTAACCCCTCTTCGTGGGTTCGAATCCCACGCCCTCCGCTCTCGTAGGGGCAGCTCCCGCCGGACGGTGGGGGAGGCCGTCCCGGCGTTCCGCGGCCACCGGCGGGACGCGAGGAGGTGGAACGCTCCGGTCGTGACCTGGCCGGCCTACGCCTCCTTCCTCGTCGTCGCCGTGGTCCTCGTCGTCATCCCCGGGCCGGACTTCGCAGTGGTCGTCAAGAACGCCGTGGCGGGCGGCCGCCGGCGAGGAGCGTGGTGCTCGGTCGGTGTCGCCGGCGCAGCCGCAGCGCAGGGCATCGCCGCCGTCGCGGGCCTCGGTGCGACGATCGCCCATGCGCAGCCGCTGTTCCGGGCGATCACCTGGGCGGGCATCGCCTACCTGGTCCTGCTGGCCGCCCAGGCGATCCGGTCGGCGGTCGT is a genomic window of Blastococcus sp. HT6-30 containing:
- a CDS encoding MFS transporter, with translation MAPGTEAHQVPRTRPVWLLALPAAVLVLVALCLRAPFTAVGPLLGELGNELSLSTGALAVVTALPLVCFGLVSPFAPALAVRFGVHRAVLLGVVALTVGILLRLAGAPGLYVGTALLTGGIAVANVLLPAAARAEYGNRSALVLGVITASMAASASIGAGLAQPLAGAAGSALAGLLLWGVPVVAALVAMAALTRARRDLPRPAAAPQGARTAVLRDRVALAVTLFFGLQSLSFYTMLTWLADVLEAESGVSPVAAGGLLALAAALGLPASLVVPPLAARRPGQQGWVLLGTLPVLAAITGLLVAPAAAPLLWVLLFGLGTGSAFPLAMTLILQRTRDVAQTGRLSAAAQSVGYLLAATGPLGVGLLHEATDTWAPGLVLLLVVVLAQLAVGLAAARPRLVGAEV
- a CDS encoding ABC transporter ATP-binding protein is translated as MSEDVLVSARGLEVHFPVGGGGLRRAPGGVLRAVDGVDLDILRGETLGLVGESGCGKSTLGNALLRLIPPTGGTVTFDGTDVTSLDRRGLKEMRRRAGMVFQDPFASLDPRRTVAQTVSEPLEVHGLRSGRQERAARVGELLELVGLDPVVAGRYPHEFSGGQRQRVGIARALAGEPDFLVCDEAIASLDVSVQAQVLNLLRRLQRQLGLTLLFISHDLSAVRHISDRIAVMYLGRVVEIGPAAAVGSDPQMPYTQALLSAVPVPHPAKERARQRIVLTGDVPSPSAVPSGCRFRTRCPYVFEPCDDVDPALQPAGAPGQLAACHLHGVVGTPVTRTPEGVTADP